Part of the Bacteroidota bacterium genome, CAGCAAATCGGTCTGCTCATTTCCATCATGGCCTACGTGCTGATGGGGCTCGTCAATGCCTCAGTCAAGGTCTATCGGGCTGTAATGAGCATTCCAGTTGATGAAGCGGGCGCTACTGACGCCCATGATCACCCTAAAGAAAATTAGCAGATGTATAAAGCAAGTATAAATATCACCCTCCGGCAATCCATCCTCGACCCGCAAGGGAAAGCCACCCAGCATGCGCTGCAAGAGCTTGGATATGGCGGGATTTCACGTGTCCGCATGGGTAAATTTGTCGAGCTGTGGGTAAATGCTGATTCAGAAAGCAAAGCTGAAGCGATGGTGACGGAAGCCTGTGAAAAGCTCTTGTCAAACCCGGTTATGGAAGATTTTACGTTTACGCTCGAGAAGGAGGCCGTTGAGGCCTGATCAGGCTGTTTTGCGTATGGCAAGATTTGAAGCGGTGCATACAAACATGTTACCCCAGGCTGCAGAAAGTCCGGATGTGGTAGAAGTAGTAGTGGAGGAGGTCGAGGAGCGGCTTAACTCGCCGTGGCGCGTTATTCTGTATAACGATGAGATCCACACGTTTGATGAGGTCATTTCTCAATTGATCAAAGCTACGGGATGCTCGTCAGAGCAAGCGCGCGGGTATGCCTTTGAGGCCCACCTTAAAGGAAAGGCGAGCGTCTATGAAGGCAGCTTTGAGGATTGCTTCCGTGTACAGGGCGTGCTGCGCGAAATTCAGTTGGTAACTGAAATTGAGGGCTGATGCCCCTAGCTACCTACTACTCGGCGTGAGCGGTTATTGCACGGGATTGACGACAAACGATGGCTTGGCCGGCGCTTCTGGTTTTTGCTCAGGTTCTTTAAACATGGCCGGCAAAATGGCATCTGTTAGCTTGGCGTAGTCGTGCGCCCCGCGAGAATGCAGGTCGATATCGAAAACGGTAGCACCATTTTTGTAAGAGTTTGCCAGCGAAGAGCAGGTTCTGATTTCTGTGTCTAACACCTGGCCGGTATATTTGCCGCGCATGTATTCCCGATAGCGTTGATGCGTACGTTTACGGCCATCTACCTGGGTAAGCACAAAGAGCGGATCAGCAAGCCGCGGATTTAATTTGCCGGCTACCAACCGAATCGTTTCTACCGTCTGTTCAGCGCCCATTACCGGCTGGTACTCAGGTGTAACCGGAATCAGGACATTGTTGGACGTAACCAGCGCATTCAGGCTATAAACTGTGATGGCAGCTGCCGTATCAAAAATGACAATGTCGTAATCGTGCGGGGCGTTGTTGAGCGCCTCTTTTGCATAGAATACGTCCATTGCCTTGTTCAGGTGGCGCATTTTGCTGGTCATCATATGCGATGACGGCAGCACATCAAGGGCGCCAACTTTGGTCATCTGAATATCAGTCAGCTTGATGCCTTGCTCAAAGAGCATCAGGCAAGAGCCTTCTTTTTGTCGCTGCTGGAGGCCCAGCATGCTGGTAAGAAACCCTTGCGGGTCCATGTCGATGAGGAGGGTGCGATGTCCGGTTAATCCGAGGGCAGAGGACAGGTTCACGGCAGTTGTTGTTTTGCCGGTCCCGCCTTTGTGGCTACAGATAGTAAGTACTTTCATACAATTTAGTGACTTCTCGGGGCGCTTGTCCGAGACCCTTCTACGCGTTTTCTGACAATTTCGCGCGCATGCTCCAGTTTTTGTCTGAAAGATGCTTCTGTCGCAATTCTGTCGTCAACCGCTTTTACAGCATGGATGACCGTGCTGTGGTCGCGGCCGGCAAAGTGAAGGCCAATAGATTTCAAGGATCTGTGCGTAAACTCTTTTGCCAGGTACATGGCAGCATGTCTGGCTACTACAATTTCGCGTTTTCTGGATTTGCCTACAATATACTCAGATGGAGTCCCGAAGGATTCTGCAACAATTTCGATGATTTCATCCATTGTTACCTGATTGCGGACTGATCCGTAGTGTTGCAGAATGCTCTCAGTGAGATTCTGCGTCACAGCTGTCCCGTGAAGGGAGCAATGGGCCAGGATTTTGGTGAGTACAGATTCGAGCTCACGTACGTTCCGCGAAACCGACTGGGCGATGGTTTCAGCTATTTCCTCATTGAGCGACAGCTTGTAGCGCTGTGACTTCTGCATGAGGATTGCTACGCGCGTTTCAAGGTCAGGCGCAGAGATGTCTGTGGTCAATCCCCAATGAAAGCGGGAAATGAGCCGGTTGTGTATACCCTGGATGTCGCCAGGTGCGCGGTCGGCGAGCAATACCAGTTGGCCGCTAGACTGGTGGATAGCATTGAAGAGATGAAAAAACTCTTCCTGTGTCCGTTCTTTGCCGCTCAAAAACTGGATGTCATCTACAACAAGGAGGTCTACCTTTCTGTAGAAATTGGTGAACTCGTGTGCGCGATTGGCACGGATGGCAGAGATGAACTGGTTGGTGAAATTATCGATGGTTACGTAGATCGGATTCTTTGCTGTTCCGTTTGCAATAGCATAATTGCAGATGGCCTGTGCCAGGTGCGTTTTTCCGAGCCCTACATCGCCATACATAAAGAGGGGATTGAAACTCGTTGCACCTGGCTCTTTGGCTACTGCCATGGCGGCGCTGCGGGCAAGCCGGTTGCCGGCACCTTCTACGTACTCCTCAAAGGTGTAGTGCTCATTGAGGTTCAAGGTAGACGAGATGCTGCGTGCACTTTCGCCTGCCTTTGCTGTAGGTGCTGCGTGATTGTTGATGGCCTGGCGATTGGCCGGGGCATGGTGTGCATTAACCGCCGTATTGTTCGGCATAGCGGGCCGGTTAACACCAGGCGTCGGGCTAAACGGCCGAGCCATTTGCGCTGCCTGTGCAGCTTGTGCTTGTTGGCTGTATGATGCCTGAATGGGAGGCGCCGGCGGCTGTGTAAAACCAGAGGGCTCAGGTGCGGTCCGCGGAGAACCGTCAAGGTCGAGGGGCAGCGACAGCTTGAGGGTAGTCTGGGGGCCGAGGATATCACGAACGCTTT contains:
- the purS gene encoding phosphoribosylformylglycinamidine synthase subunit PurS, giving the protein MYKASINITLRQSILDPQGKATQHALQELGYGGISRVRMGKFVELWVNADSESKAEAMVTEACEKLLSNPVMEDFTFTLEKEAVEA
- a CDS encoding ATP-dependent Clp protease adaptor ClpS gives rise to the protein MARFEAVHTNMLPQAAESPDVVEVVVEEVEERLNSPWRVILYNDEIHTFDEVISQLIKATGCSSEQARGYAFEAHLKGKASVYEGSFEDCFRVQGVLREIQLVTEIEG
- a CDS encoding ParA family protein encodes the protein MKVLTICSHKGGTGKTTTAVNLSSALGLTGHRTLLIDMDPQGFLTSMLGLQQRQKEGSCLMLFEQGIKLTDIQMTKVGALDVLPSSHMMTSKMRHLNKAMDVFYAKEALNNAPHDYDIVIFDTAAAITVYSLNALVTSNNVLIPVTPEYQPVMGAEQTVETIRLVAGKLNPRLADPLFVLTQVDGRKRTHQRYREYMRGKYTGQVLDTEIRTCSSLANSYKNGATVFDIDLHSRGAHDYAKLTDAILPAMFKEPEQKPEAPAKPSFVVNPVQ
- the dnaA gene encoding chromosomal replication initiator protein DnaA — encoded protein: MTARVQTIWSSCLERISDVIPKYSYNTWIRPLRPIALDDKDPQVLRVEVPNVFHQKWVEENYIDIVGKSVRDILGPQTTLKLSLPLDLDGSPRTAPEPSGFTQPPAPPIQASYSQQAQAAQAAQMARPFSPTPGVNRPAMPNNTAVNAHHAPANRQAINNHAAPTAKAGESARSISSTLNLNEHYTFEEYVEGAGNRLARSAAMAVAKEPGATSFNPLFMYGDVGLGKTHLAQAICNYAIANGTAKNPIYVTIDNFTNQFISAIRANRAHEFTNFYRKVDLLVVDDIQFLSGKERTQEEFFHLFNAIHQSSGQLVLLADRAPGDIQGIHNRLISRFHWGLTTDISAPDLETRVAILMQKSQRYKLSLNEEIAETIAQSVSRNVRELESVLTKILAHCSLHGTAVTQNLTESILQHYGSVRNQVTMDEIIEIVAESFGTPSEYIVGKSRKREIVVARHAAMYLAKEFTHRSLKSIGLHFAGRDHSTVIHAVKAVDDRIATEASFRQKLEHAREIVRKRVEGSRTSAPRSH